In the Streptomyces sp. 3214.6 genome, CCGGAGGGCGTGCGCGCGGGGTCTTCTGCGGGATCGGCGTCTGCTTCGACTGCCTGGTGACCGTCGACGGCCGCCCCAACCAACGCGCCTGCCTGGTGCCTGCAGCGCCGGGCGCGGACATCCGCACGCAGGAAGGGACGGGCCACGATGACTGAGCGGCACCCGGTGCTCGCGGTGATCGGCGCGGGCCCGGCCGGGCTCGCCGCCGCGTCGGCAGCCGCGGCGCACGGCGTGCGGGTGGTGCTGATCGACTCCGCCGCCGAGGCGGGCGGACAGTTCTACCGGCAGCCCGCACCCGCACTCCGCGCCCGTCGCCCCCAGGCACTCCACCACCAGTGGGGCACCTGGGAGCGACTGCGCGCCGGACTCGACACCCACCTCGCCGCCGGACGCGTCACGCATCTGAGGGAGCGTCATGTGTGGTGTGTGGAACGGGAGTCGAACGGCTCGGTTGGATCAGCCGGCTTCACCGTGCACGCACTGACGGGTCCTGAGCAGGAGGAGTCCGTCGCGGTCCGCGCAGACGGGGTGCTGCTGGCGAGCGGCGGCTACGAGAAGGTCCTGCCGTTCCCCGGCTGGACCCTGCCCGGTGTGATCACCGCGGGCGGCGCCCAGGCCCTGTTGAAGGGCGGACTCGTGCTGCCCGGCCGTACGGCGGTGGTGGCCGGCACGGGCCCCCTGCTGCTGCCCGTCGCGGCCGGCCTCGCCGCTGCGGGAGCGCGGGTCGTCGCCCTGGTCGAGTCGGCCGAGCCGGGGAACTTCGTGCGTCGCGCCCCGGCCTGGGCCACAGCCCCTCGGAAGCTGGCCGAAGGCGCCGGGTACGCGGCCCGACTCCTGCGCCACCGCATCCCGGTGAAGACCCGTCACCTGGTACTGGAAGCGCACGGCGCCGAACGGCTGGAGTACGTCGTCGTCGCAGCGCTGAACGCCGAGGGCCGGCCGGTGCCCGGTTCCGAGCGACGTGTCCCCTGCGACACCCTCGCCGTCGGGCATGGTCTGCTGCCGCACACCGATCTCGCCGAGGGGCTCGGCTGTCGCCTCGACGGGCCGGGCGTGCGCGTCGACGACGAGCAGCGCACCGACGTCCCCGGCGTTTGGGCCGCCGGGGAGACCACGGGCATCGGCGGCGCGGAGCTGTCGCTCGCCGAGGGGCATATCGCCGGACGGTCGGCGGCGGCCAGGCTGACCGGCACGGTTCCCGAACCACGGGCGTGGGCGCCGGCCGCCCGAGCCCGGACCCGGCTGCGGTCGTTCTTCGCGGCACTGGACGGCGCGTATGCCGCACGGCCCGTCCGGTGGACGGACCAGGTGAGCGACGAGACGGTCGTGTGCCGTTGCGAGGAGGTCACCGCCGGCGCCGTCCGCGAGGCCGTCGGCACACTCGGCGCGGGTGACCTGCGCACCGTGAAACTGCTGACCCGGGCCGGTATGGGCTGGTGCCAGGGCCGGATGTGCGAGCCCGGCGTGGCCGGTGTCGCCGGCTGTGAGCTCACCCCGGCCCGCCGGCTGCTGGCCCGCCCCGTGCCCTTGGGGGTGCTGGCCACCGCGCCGACCGAACCCACACCGACGACCCAGTGATATGTCACATGCCACTCTCATCCCACACGCCAAACGCCACTCTCCCACCACTCATCGAACGCTCATCGAGCGCTCATCGAACGCCACATGAAAGGGACCTCGGATGACCGCCCCCACCCCTCCCCCCGGCCCCGCCGAGCCCCGGCATCGTCCCTGGCGTGGTGTCCTCGTCGCCACCGCGCTCCCGCTCAAGCGTGACCTCTCCGTCGACTACGACCGGTACGCCGAACACTGCGCCTGGCTGGTGGCGAACGGCTGTGACGGCGTCGTGCCCAATGGCTCACTGGGCGAGTACCAGGTGCTCACGCCCGAGGAACGCACCAGGGTGGTGCAGACGGCGGTGAGCGCGATCGGCGGGGCGCGGGTGATGCCCGGGGTCGCCGCGTACGGCTCAGCGGAGGCCCGCCGTTGGGCCGAGCAGGCCGCCGAGGCGGGCTGCGAAGCGGTCATGCTGCTGCCACCCAACGCCTACCGCGCGGACGAGCGTGCCGTCGTGGCCCACTACGCGGAGGTCGCCCGGGCGGGCCTGCCGGTCGTGGCGTACAACAACCCGATCGACACCAAGGTCGACCTCGTGCCCGAACTGCTGGCGCGGCTGCACGGCGAGGGTCTCATCCACGGCGTCAAGGAGTTCTCCGGTGATGTCCGACGCGCCTATCGGATCGCCGAACTCGCCCCCGAACTGGACCTGTTGATCGGCGCCGACGACGTGCTGCTGGAGTTGGCCGTGGCAGGGGCCAAGGGTTGGGTGGCGGGCTACCCCAACGCGCTGCCGAAGGCCTCGGTGCAGCTGTACCGGGCGGCCGTCGCCGGTGATCTCACCACGGCGCTCCCCCTGTACCGTCAGCTCCATCCGCTGCTGCGCTGGGACTCCCGCGTCGAGTTCGTCCAGGCGATCAAACTCTCGATGGACGTCGTGGGCCGCCACGGCGGCGGCTGCCGTCCGCCACGGGTCCCGCTGCTGCCGGACCAGGAGGCGACGGTCCGCGCGGCCACCGAGAAGGCCGTCGCCGCAGGACTCGCGTAACTCCGCACCGGACAAGGGGACTTCATGCGCAGTAAGCTCGTCCTGCACGCCGTCGACTCGCACACCGAGGGCATGCCCACCCGCGTGATCACCGGCGGGATCGGCACCATCCCCGGCGCGACGATGAACGAGCGGCGGCTGTACTTCCGTGAACACCGCGACGACGTCAAGCAGTTGCTGATGAACGAGCCGCGCGGGCACTCCGCGATGAGCGGCGCCATCCTCCAGCCGCCCACCCGGCCGGACTGCGACTGGGGCGTCGTCTACATCGAGGTCTCCGGCTATCTGCCGATGTGCGGGCACGGCACGATCGGGGTGGCGACGGTGCTCGTCGAGACGGGCATGGTGGAGGTCGTCGAGCCGGTCACCACCATCCGCCTGGACACCCCGGCCGGACTCGTCGTCGCCGAGGTGACGGTCGAGGACGGCGCGGCCACGTCCGTGACCTTGCAGAACGTCCCCTCCTTCGCGGTCGCGCTGGACCGTAAGGCGACCCTGCCCGACGGGAGCAGCGTGACATACGACCTGGCGTACGGCGGCAACTTCTACGCGATCCTGCCGCTGGAGGAGTTCGGGCTGCCCTTCGACCGTGCTCGAAAGGACGACATCCTGCGGGCCGGCCTGTCCCTGATGGAGGTGATCAACTCCGAGGAGGAGCCGGTCCACCCCGAGGACCCGTCCATCCGCGGCTGCCACCACGTCCACTTGTACGCGCCCGGCGCCACCGCCCGGCACTCGCGGCATGCGATGGCCATCCACCCCGGCTGGTTCGACCGCTCGCCCTGCGGTACGGGGACGAGCGCGCGCATGGCGCAACTGCACGCCCGGGGCGAGCTGCCGTTGCACACCGAGTTCGTGAACGAGTCCTTCATCGGCACCCGCTTCACGGGGCGGCTGCTCGGCATGACGGAGGTCGCCGGCCGCCCAGCGGTGCTGCCCAGCTTCACCGGCCGCGCCTGGATCACGGGAACGGCCCAGTACCTGCTGGACCCGACGGACCCGTTCCCGGCGGGGTTCGTCCTGTGACGCCTGAGAGCGGCCCCTGAAAATGAGAGTTGACAGGGCCTCTGACGCGTAAATACCTACCGGCGTGGGCAAAACCGCAGGTAGCTGACCAGCTGACCTCCGCCTCCTGCGCTGCCACCCCGCAACGCGGTGTTGATCAAGGGCTATGGGGCCTTCAGCGTGCCCATTTACCCCTCCCACGGCGGCCGGCGAAGCCGCCCTGGATCGCTGACCTGCGTTCAGCCGATCGGGCAGGACGATGTGAACGTCTGAGCGTTAAATCGAGCGCGCGTCGCCTTGTATAGGACTGTTCGGACTACTTCTACGGCCCCGACATCACACCACGGCGTGCGGGCTGGCACCTTCGCGCGCATGCGCCCCTCACCCGTACCCCGCCGCTGGGACAACAGCCCGATCTCTTCCCATCCGCGACGCTCCCTGTGTGTAGATCCCGACAGCCCTAGCCGACTTCTGCGTTGTGCCCAGCGCGGCCGCTGCCGTGAATGCGGCAATCCAGCCGAGTGGTCTCTGGTGACGGCAGCGCCTGGTGCCGACTCACCCACGCGAGCATCTGCCCGGCCCAGGGGAGCGTGAAGTGCAGCGCCTCCGCTCTTACGGTCACCACGCGGTGCCGCGCACTCGCCGGCGCGTCGAACGCACGGGGTCGCCGTTAGGGTCTTTTCGGCGGCGATCCCGTTCTCCTCGCCAATGAAGACTGGAGCTAATAAGCTATGCCTATGTCTGAACTCGCGAGCGAACGCTACACCGACCGCATCGCCACCGGACCGCTCATCCTCGTCCAGGAGGTCCTGAACACCCGTGCCGCCGGCAAGCCCGCACTCGAGGACCTGCTCTCGACGCCGGCTTCTGCGACGTCATGGCTCTCCAGTGCGCTGGACGAATGGAGTCGACGCTCCGGGGCGGAGGCGCCGGCAATCGAGGTCGACGAACCGGGGCTGGTGCGGCTTCAGCAGCTGCGCGCCTCGCTGCAGATGGCGGTGTCGGGTGCGGTACGCGACGCTCCGGTCCGATCCGCGCCCAAGGGGGTGAGCGGCGCGCTCGAGGTGCGGATCGACGGCGACGGCGTTTTCTCGCTGGCGCCGCGCGGCAAGGACGCCGGTTGGGTCGTCGCGGCCGTGCTCAACGAGATCACGAACGCCCAACTGACTGACACATGGCGTCGTTTGAAGATGTGCCGCAACCGGGTCTGCTCGGTTGCGTTCTATGACGGCACGAACCCCAACAACGGCGTCTGGCATGACGTGCGCATCTGCGGTAACGCCGTGAACCTGCGGGCCTCGCGCCAGCGCCGGGCGGCCGCGCGCGCGTAACGCGCCGCAGGACCGCCCGACCATACGGGCGCCGGCTGCTCAGCCTTTCGCGGCCCGGCAGGAGCCCCACAGAGCACCGGGATTGATGCGCGACGGGTGGCGCTCGAGCATGTACTCGTAGAGCTCGAGGGTGCTGCCGGTGCGACGCACCCCGCTGTTGAAATCAAGGATGTAACGACGGGTCTCCTCTATGTGACGAGGCTCGTCGCCGGCGGCCGGATCCTTGTGTCCCGCCACGATCGCGGTCGGCGCCAGCGCCTCGACCGTGTCGAGAGCCCTCAGCCACTCGGCTCGCCCGTCCGCGTCCGACGCCGCC is a window encoding:
- a CDS encoding (2Fe-2S)-binding protein encodes the protein MNPLKLVRARPGTPFTLTFDGREIEALPGQTIAAALWSSGVTAWRTTRAGGRARGVFCGIGVCFDCLVTVDGRPNQRACLVPAAPGADIRTQEGTGHDD
- a CDS encoding FAD/NAD(P)-dependent oxidoreductase; amino-acid sequence: MTERHPVLAVIGAGPAGLAAASAAAAHGVRVVLIDSAAEAGGQFYRQPAPALRARRPQALHHQWGTWERLRAGLDTHLAAGRVTHLRERHVWCVERESNGSVGSAGFTVHALTGPEQEESVAVRADGVLLASGGYEKVLPFPGWTLPGVITAGGAQALLKGGLVLPGRTAVVAGTGPLLLPVAAGLAAAGARVVALVESAEPGNFVRRAPAWATAPRKLAEGAGYAARLLRHRIPVKTRHLVLEAHGAERLEYVVVAALNAEGRPVPGSERRVPCDTLAVGHGLLPHTDLAEGLGCRLDGPGVRVDDEQRTDVPGVWAAGETTGIGGAELSLAEGHIAGRSAAARLTGTVPEPRAWAPAARARTRLRSFFAALDGAYAARPVRWTDQVSDETVVCRCEEVTAGAVREAVGTLGAGDLRTVKLLTRAGMGWCQGRMCEPGVAGVAGCELTPARRLLARPVPLGVLATAPTEPTPTTQ
- a CDS encoding dihydrodipicolinate synthase family protein, coding for MTAPTPPPGPAEPRHRPWRGVLVATALPLKRDLSVDYDRYAEHCAWLVANGCDGVVPNGSLGEYQVLTPEERTRVVQTAVSAIGGARVMPGVAAYGSAEARRWAEQAAEAGCEAVMLLPPNAYRADERAVVAHYAEVARAGLPVVAYNNPIDTKVDLVPELLARLHGEGLIHGVKEFSGDVRRAYRIAELAPELDLLIGADDVLLELAVAGAKGWVAGYPNALPKASVQLYRAAVAGDLTTALPLYRQLHPLLRWDSRVEFVQAIKLSMDVVGRHGGGCRPPRVPLLPDQEATVRAATEKAVAAGLA
- a CDS encoding proline racemase family protein encodes the protein MRSKLVLHAVDSHTEGMPTRVITGGIGTIPGATMNERRLYFREHRDDVKQLLMNEPRGHSAMSGAILQPPTRPDCDWGVVYIEVSGYLPMCGHGTIGVATVLVETGMVEVVEPVTTIRLDTPAGLVVAEVTVEDGAATSVTLQNVPSFAVALDRKATLPDGSSVTYDLAYGGNFYAILPLEEFGLPFDRARKDDILRAGLSLMEVINSEEEPVHPEDPSIRGCHHVHLYAPGATARHSRHAMAIHPGWFDRSPCGTGTSARMAQLHARGELPLHTEFVNESFIGTRFTGRLLGMTEVAGRPAVLPSFTGRAWITGTAQYLLDPTDPFPAGFVL
- a CDS encoding DUF6083 domain-containing protein, coding for MRPSPVPRRWDNSPISSHPRRSLCVDPDSPSRLLRCAQRGRCRECGNPAEWSLVTAAPGADSPTRASARPRGA
- a CDS encoding CGNR zinc finger domain-containing protein, which encodes MSELASERYTDRIATGPLILVQEVLNTRAAGKPALEDLLSTPASATSWLSSALDEWSRRSGAEAPAIEVDEPGLVRLQQLRASLQMAVSGAVRDAPVRSAPKGVSGALEVRIDGDGVFSLAPRGKDAGWVVAAVLNEITNAQLTDTWRRLKMCRNRVCSVAFYDGTNPNNGVWHDVRICGNAVNLRASRQRRAAARA